One Hypanus sabinus isolate sHypSab1 chromosome 4, sHypSab1.hap1, whole genome shotgun sequence genomic region harbors:
- the LOC132392612 gene encoding homeobox protein Hox-D13: MTALLSAPWRTDTIRYLHNRNNTNKSEMEGLGGNVPSNQCRNFLSPTAFGAHHNSLSSGPAYSGGDRTHSVISESAKQCNPCPAPTSPPNPAFNYGYHFGSSYYSCRNVGIQQTGLKSSAHASLAGYPVDKYTDVSGFTNSPVPTDEVANRAKEFAFYQSYPNPYQRVSSYLDVPVVPTISGHGEPRHEALLSVEGYQPWTFASGWNGQVYCPKDQTQSPHFWKSPLSGDVMHNQTDINIYRRGRKKRVPYTKTQLKELEREYATNKFITKEKRRRISSATNLTERQVTIWFQNRRVKEKKVVSKVKENIP; encoded by the exons ATGACAGCTCTTCTTTCAGCCCCTTGGAGGACTGATACTATCAGATACCTGCACAACAGAAACAACACGAATAAGTCGGAGATGGAAGGACTGGGTGGGAACGTCCCTTCAAACCAATGCAGgaattttctatctcccactgcATTTGGAGCTCATCACAACTCTTTATCTTCGGGACCTGCTTACTCAGGCGGAGATCGTACGCATTCTGTCATTTCTGAATCAGCTAAGCAATGCAACCCATGTCCAGCTCCTACTAGCCCTCCAAACCCAGCCTTCAACTACGGTTATCATTTTGGAAGCAGCTATTACAGTTGTCGAAATGTTGGCATACAGCAAACTGGACTGAAATCTAGTGCTCATGCATCTCTAGCCGGTTACCCAGTGGACAAATACACGGATGTTTCGGGTTTCACCAACAGTCCTGTCCCCACAGACGAGGTAGCAAACCGAGCTAAAGAATTCGCATTTTATCAGAGTTACCCTAATCCATATCAACGGGTTTCTAGCTATTTGGACGTTCCAGTAGTCCCTACCATAAGTGGCCACGGAGAGCCTAGGCATGAAGCCTTATTATCCGTGGAGGGCTACCAGCCATGGACATTTGCTAGTGGGTGGAATGGTCAAGTGTATTGCCCTAAAGATCAGACGCAGTCTCCACATTTTTGGAAATCGCCTCTTTCAG GAGATGTGATGCACAATCAGACTGACATAAACATTTACAGGCGAGGGAGGAAGAAAAGGGTTCCTTATACGAAAACCCAGCTTAAAGAACTCGAGCGAGAATATGCCACTAACAAATTTATCACCAAGGAAAAAAGAAGAAGGATATCTTCAGCTACCAACCTTACGGAAAGACAAGTTACCATTTGGTTTCAGAACAGGAGAGTCAAAGAGAAAAAAGTGGTTTCCAAAGTCAAAGAAAATATACCTTAA